Proteins from a genomic interval of Verrucomicrobium sp.:
- the sufC gene encoding Fe-S cluster assembly ATPase SufC → MSLIIKDLHAKIGEKEILRGLNLEIPTGEVHAIMGPNGSGKSTLAKVMSGHPDYTVTGGEVILDGENILEMEPDERARKGLFMAFQYPSEITGVTIANFLRAALQARLPEGEELDAPAFYQTLYKKMDALEMKREFTSRYVNEGFSGGEKKRNEILQMAMLEPRYAVLDETDSGLDIDALRIVANGVNTLRGAERGILVITHYQRLLDYIVPDKVHILAAGRIIHTGDKDLALRLEKEGYDKILAQYGVKQAEELATV, encoded by the coding sequence ATGAGTCTCATTATTAAAGATTTGCACGCCAAGATCGGAGAAAAGGAGATCCTCCGCGGACTGAACCTGGAGATCCCCACCGGTGAGGTGCATGCCATCATGGGGCCGAACGGCTCCGGCAAGAGCACTCTGGCCAAGGTGATGAGCGGCCATCCCGATTATACCGTGACCGGCGGCGAGGTCATCCTGGACGGCGAGAACATCCTGGAGATGGAGCCCGACGAGCGCGCGCGCAAGGGCCTCTTCATGGCCTTCCAGTATCCGAGCGAAATCACCGGCGTCACCATCGCCAACTTCCTGCGCGCCGCTCTCCAGGCCCGCCTTCCGGAAGGGGAGGAGCTGGACGCCCCCGCGTTTTACCAGACTCTCTACAAGAAGATGGACGCCCTGGAGATGAAGCGGGAGTTCACCTCCCGCTATGTCAACGAGGGCTTCTCCGGCGGCGAGAAGAAGCGGAACGAGATTCTCCAGATGGCGATGCTCGAGCCCCGCTACGCCGTGCTGGACGAGACCGATTCCGGCCTGGACATCGACGCCCTGCGCATCGTCGCCAACGGGGTGAACACCCTGCGTGGCGCGGAGCGCGGCATCCTGGTCATCACCCACTACCAGCGCCTGCTCGACTACATCGTGCCGGACAAGGTCCACATCCTGGCCGCGGGCCGGATCATCCACACCGGGGACAAGGATCTGGCCCTGCGCCTGGAAAAGGAAGGCTACGACAAGATCCTGGCCCAATACGGCGTCAAACAGGCCGAGGAACTCGCAACCGTATGA
- the sufB gene encoding Fe-S cluster assembly protein SufB: protein MAIDIDRSAGDFHYEMEYAYDAGVGLSEKTVDYICDVKKDPDWIRDFRKRALKIFSDRPMPTNWATKDLEAIEFDKIRYYLSQGQQPKRTWEEVPDDIKRTFERLGIPEQERKFLAGVEAQFDSEAAYSNIKAAVGEQGVIFVGSTEGLHKHPEIFRKWFGKVIPSGDNKFSALNSAVFSGGSFIYVPPGVKVSHPLQAYFRINAQNFGQFERTLIIADEGAEVTYMEGCTAPKFDTATLHSAVVELVALKGAKIQYITVQNWAPNVFNLVTKRGFAYEDAEVKWIDCNIGSRLTMKYPGVVMKGRRARGEVVSIALANDGQHQDTGAKMVHEADETTSTIVSKSISVGAGRATYRGLVEIPSHLSGCKNNTECDALLINTNSRTDTYPAIEVQGNRNSVQHEASVSKVSAEQIFYMQQRGLSEAAAMSLSVNGFVNDLVRQFPLEYSVELKRLIDLEMEGSVG from the coding sequence ATGGCGATCGATATCGACCGCAGCGCGGGCGATTTCCATTATGAGATGGAATACGCCTACGACGCGGGCGTGGGCCTTTCCGAGAAGACGGTCGACTACATCTGCGACGTGAAGAAGGATCCGGATTGGATCCGGGACTTCCGCAAGCGCGCGCTGAAGATCTTCAGCGACCGCCCCATGCCCACCAACTGGGCGACGAAGGATCTGGAAGCGATCGAGTTCGACAAGATCCGCTACTACCTTTCCCAGGGCCAGCAGCCGAAGCGCACCTGGGAAGAGGTGCCGGACGACATCAAGCGCACCTTCGAGCGCCTGGGCATCCCCGAGCAGGAGCGCAAGTTCCTGGCGGGCGTAGAGGCCCAGTTCGACAGCGAGGCGGCCTACTCCAACATCAAGGCGGCCGTCGGCGAGCAGGGCGTCATCTTCGTCGGCAGCACGGAAGGCCTGCACAAGCACCCGGAGATTTTCCGCAAGTGGTTCGGCAAGGTCATCCCCAGCGGCGACAACAAGTTTTCCGCCCTGAACAGCGCCGTCTTCTCCGGCGGCAGCTTCATCTACGTGCCGCCCGGGGTGAAGGTTTCCCACCCGCTCCAGGCCTACTTCCGCATCAACGCGCAGAACTTCGGCCAGTTCGAGCGGACCCTCATCATCGCCGACGAGGGCGCGGAGGTGACCTACATGGAGGGCTGCACCGCCCCGAAGTTCGATACCGCCACCCTGCACAGCGCGGTGGTGGAGCTGGTCGCCCTCAAGGGGGCCAAGATCCAGTACATCACCGTCCAGAACTGGGCGCCCAACGTCTTCAACCTGGTCACCAAGCGCGGCTTCGCCTACGAGGACGCCGAGGTGAAGTGGATCGACTGCAACATCGGCTCCCGCCTGACCATGAAGTATCCCGGCGTGGTCATGAAGGGCCGCCGCGCCCGCGGCGAGGTCGTCAGCATCGCCCTGGCCAACGACGGCCAGCACCAGGACACCGGCGCCAAGATGGTCCACGAGGCCGACGAGACGACCAGCACGATCGTCTCCAAGAGCATCAGCGTGGGCGCGGGCCGGGCCACCTACCGCGGCCTGGTGGAGATCCCCAGCCACCTCTCCGGGTGCAAGAACAACACGGAGTGCGACGCGCTGCTCATCAATACCAACTCCCGCACGGACACCTACCCCGCCATCGAGGTGCAGGGCAACCGCAACTCCGTCCAGCACGAGGCCAGCGTGAGCAAGGTCAGCGCCGAGCAGATCTTCTACATGCAGCAGCGCGGCCTTTCCGAGGCGGCGGCGATGAGCCTCTCCGTCAACGGCTTCGTCAACGACCTGGTGCGCCAGTTCCCGCTCGAATACAGCGTGGAGCTTAAGCGCCTCATCGACCTGGAGATGGAAGGCTCCGTCGGCTAA
- the sufD gene encoding Fe-S cluster assembly protein SufD: MSSSTTLESPAASAAPGLPLDRLPQADAAASAPAWWRAAQEEAWGRYEKLPAPHRKEEGWRFTDLARVATEGFRAALPVSAAARAEIEKAGGSLYGKAPAGRVCYANDTLLVHEPISKELAAQGVVFLPLAEALRDAKASALLKKYFMARETGLGARRFEALHRAFCRAGILLYVPAGVEVKAPLQASFWLADAEAAVFPHTLIIAEDNAQVSLEVTYASTTGARGGFACVAGDVYAGAGARVRHVAVQNWDEKAVSLQLGSTTVEKDGHAASLHLNLGSHYARMENRSRMMGSGARSEMFSLTAAHGTQEFDQRTYQEHAAPNTTSDLLYKNALADTAHTIFAGMIRVDPGAQQTDAYQSNRNLLLSPTAQASSLPGLEIEANEVRCTHGATAGQISPEELFYMAQRGIPTPVARHLFVLGFFDEVLERLNDPELSASLHRLLEEKFARATA; this comes from the coding sequence ATGTCTTCTTCGACCACCCTTGAAAGCCCCGCCGCGTCCGCCGCGCCGGGCCTGCCCCTCGACCGCCTTCCCCAGGCCGACGCCGCCGCCTCCGCGCCAGCTTGGTGGCGCGCCGCCCAGGAAGAGGCCTGGGGCCGCTATGAAAAGCTCCCCGCCCCCCACCGCAAGGAAGAGGGCTGGCGCTTCACCGACCTGGCCCGCGTGGCCACGGAAGGTTTCCGTGCCGCCCTCCCGGTGAGCGCCGCGGCCCGTGCCGAGATCGAGAAGGCCGGCGGCTCCCTCTACGGGAAGGCCCCGGCGGGCCGTGTCTGCTACGCCAACGATACCCTCTTGGTCCACGAGCCGATCTCCAAAGAGCTGGCCGCCCAGGGCGTCGTCTTCCTGCCGCTGGCCGAGGCCCTGCGCGACGCCAAGGCGTCCGCCCTCCTCAAGAAATATTTCATGGCCCGGGAAACCGGCCTGGGGGCGCGCCGCTTCGAGGCGCTCCACCGCGCCTTCTGCCGCGCCGGCATCCTCCTCTACGTCCCCGCCGGGGTCGAGGTGAAGGCGCCCCTCCAGGCCTCCTTCTGGCTGGCCGACGCGGAGGCCGCCGTCTTCCCGCACACCCTCATCATCGCGGAGGACAACGCCCAGGTCTCCCTGGAGGTCACCTACGCCTCCACGACCGGCGCGCGGGGTGGCTTCGCCTGCGTCGCGGGCGACGTCTATGCCGGGGCGGGGGCGCGCGTCCGCCACGTCGCCGTGCAGAACTGGGACGAGAAGGCCGTTTCCCTCCAGCTTGGCTCCACCACGGTGGAGAAGGACGGGCACGCCGCCAGCCTCCACCTGAACCTGGGTTCCCACTACGCCCGCATGGAGAACCGGAGCCGCATGATGGGTTCCGGCGCGCGCAGCGAGATGTTCTCCCTGACGGCCGCCCACGGGACGCAGGAATTCGACCAGCGCACCTACCAGGAGCACGCCGCGCCGAATACGACGAGCGACCTTCTCTACAAGAACGCCTTGGCCGATACGGCGCACACCATCTTCGCGGGCATGATCCGCGTCGACCCCGGCGCGCAGCAGACGGACGCCTACCAGAGCAACCGCAACCTCCTCCTTTCCCCCACGGCGCAGGCCAGCTCCCTGCCCGGCTTGGAGATCGAGGCGAACGAGGTCCGCTGTACCCACGGCGCCACCGCCGGGCAGATCAGCCCGGAGGAGCTCTTTTACATGGCGCAGCGCGGCATCCCCACGCCGGTGGCCCGCCACCTCTTCGTCCTCGGTTTCTTTGACGAGGTGCTGGAGCGCCTGAACGATCCGGAGCTCTCCGCCTCCCTGCACCGCCTGTTGGAGGAGAAATTCGCCCGCGCGACCGCCTAG
- the sufT gene encoding putative Fe-S cluster assembly protein SufT, translating to MSSEETVSLRRAARGVKIPSGDPIEMPEGSQVTITQSLGGSYTVLYANAYLVRVDSRDADALGKEAAAQPEDSGDGAPPDEAKIFDQLKLVFDPEIPVNIVDLGLVYDCKVSALEGQEGKYRVDVKMTLTAPGCGMGPVIAGDAREKILGVPGVGDANVELVWSPPWSQGMISELGRMQLGLI from the coding sequence ATGAGCAGCGAAGAGACCGTCTCCCTGCGCCGCGCCGCCCGCGGCGTGAAGATCCCCAGCGGCGACCCGATCGAGATGCCGGAGGGCTCCCAGGTCACCATCACCCAGTCCCTGGGCGGCTCCTACACCGTCCTCTACGCCAACGCCTACCTGGTCCGCGTCGATTCCCGCGACGCCGACGCGCTGGGCAAGGAGGCCGCCGCCCAGCCGGAGGATTCCGGCGACGGCGCGCCGCCGGACGAGGCGAAGATTTTCGACCAGCTCAAGCTGGTCTTCGACCCGGAAATCCCGGTGAACATCGTCGATCTGGGTCTTGTCTACGACTGCAAGGTTTCCGCCTTGGAAGGCCAGGAGGGCAAATACCGCGTCGACGTGAAGATGACGCTGACCGCCCCCGGCTGCGGCATGGGCCCCGTCATCGCGGGAGACGCGCGGGAGAAGATCCTGGGCGTTCCCGGCGTCGGCGACGCCAACGTGGAGCTGGTCTGGAGCCCGCCCTGGAGCCAGGGGATGATCAGCGAGCTGGGCCGCATGCAGCTGGGCCTGATCTAG
- a CDS encoding phage holin family protein produces MNTLQEPPLEEGDTSAAPKFLASIRKMGRLALQSVHVRVELFSLELREESLRAVKAVILASASILLGAVTLLLATFTLIFAVWDDPAARLRMLWALSGFYLGVTALVGFLTWRFVHYAKPPFADTLREFEKDRSWIEGKNANPQEPS; encoded by the coding sequence GTGAATACCCTTCAAGAGCCCCCCCTGGAGGAAGGGGACACCTCCGCCGCGCCCAAGTTCCTGGCCTCCATCCGGAAAATGGGACGCCTGGCGCTGCAGAGCGTCCACGTCCGCGTGGAGCTTTTCTCGCTCGAACTGCGGGAAGAGAGCCTGCGGGCGGTCAAGGCCGTCATCCTGGCTTCCGCCTCCATCCTTCTAGGCGCGGTCACCCTCCTATTGGCCACCTTCACCCTCATCTTCGCCGTCTGGGACGATCCGGCGGCGCGGCTGCGGATGCTGTGGGCCTTGAGCGGCTTCTATCTGGGCGTCACGGCCTTGGTCGGTTTCCTCACGTGGCGCTTCGTCCATTACGCCAAGCCGCCCTTCGCCGACACCCTGCGGGAGTTTGAAAAAGACCGCAGTTGGATCGAGGGAAAGAACGCCAACCCGCAGGAGCCGTCATGA
- a CDS encoding DUF883 family protein, with protein METTNQGTHVDKEKLYRDIQEVIRDAEALIHETAGDLSEKARATRERLTARITEARAQLREWNGVLKEKAIAGAKQADQTIRAHPYESIAISFGVGLLAGLLISRK; from the coding sequence ATGGAAACAACCAACCAAGGCACCCACGTCGACAAAGAGAAGCTTTACCGCGACATCCAGGAGGTCATCCGGGACGCGGAAGCCCTCATCCATGAAACCGCCGGCGATCTGAGCGAAAAAGCCCGCGCCACCCGCGAACGCCTCACCGCCCGCATCACCGAAGCCCGCGCCCAACTGCGTGAATGGAACGGCGTCCTCAAGGAAAAGGCAATCGCCGGGGCCAAGCAGGCCGACCAGACGATCCGCGCCCATCCTTACGAATCGATCGCCATCTCCTTCGGCGTCGGCCTCCTCGCCGGCCTGCTGATCAGCCGCAAGTAA